A genomic segment from Methanoplanus limicola DSM 2279 encodes:
- a CDS encoding GH36-type glycosyl hydrolase domain-containing protein, which translates to MWDKFAFLGKNKEMSVSHSDAAPFREELYSRDHMVRHAERIAGMYRTGAGNGFDSLLPRLADNEKVLLKTYNLLNAANEAGRRIAPAGEWLLDNFYLIEEQIRTARCHLSEEYSREFPRLENGPFEGFPRIYHVAIELIAHSDGRVDNQTLSLFIESYQSISILQIGELWAVPIMLRLSLIENLRRIAERISADRLDCDAADQWVDRMTEVARDDPKGLIPFIADMARADLPMTSAFVAEMARQLQGQSGSFAFPLTWIEQRLSEKNLTVEQMVNAETQSQAVDQVSFGNSINSLRLLDMTDWREFVEKVSHVEHVLRSDPEDSYAEMDFETRDRYRHVVEEIAKKGGLIEVDVAAKAVELAGDNRKNQNDGKVRAYHVGYYLTDEGREALEEALSFVPPIYDRFRRRVYSCSLPLYFSGIFVITLIAALFGYGYLPPYAWYITLPVLLILIFPVSQGAVALINWLFTLFLTPVLLPKMDYSSGVPDDQRTIVVIPTLLSKPGDVTSLLDSLEVRYLANRDDNLYFALLTDLKNASVQELPEDKELVSLLAAGIEDLNSKYHDDKPSTFFLMHRSRTWNESEGVWMGYERKRGILSAFNNLISGRGTKDFSSIIGDQEILGSVRYVLTLDTDTELPRGSAKKLIGTMAHPLNRPVIDPVNMVTRQGYGILQPRVALSLTEAGISRFASLFGGEPGIDPYTRAVSDVYQDAFKEGSFIGKGIYDLEVFSRIFEGCFPENLILSHDLLEGCYARTGFVSDVQVFEDYPNSYLADIKRRHRWIRGDWQIMPWLFPYVLDTSCKVRKNPLSLLSRWKIFDNLRRSLVAPAALLFLIMSWFSFGDPLFWTVFIVSLYLIPSVLISCWRVVNKPEDLTWMLHLHAIPSIIRGQIIPPLINLIFLPYEAYISFDAMFRSCFRMAGSHRHLLEWTTHQEAAQAKASGLGGMYRIMWGGPFIGIGLLTLQIQKYLVSSVAIASFACAWILSPIIASWLSQPQRIRIPDLTPDQNFFLRSVARKTWRFFETFVTAEDHYLPPDNYQEQPVSAVAHRTSPTDIGLLLLSNLTAYDFGYISLRGLIERTGNTMNTMEQLSRFRGHFYNWYDTITLKPLLPRYISTVDSGNLVSHLIVLRQGLCELPDCRILSDRFGDGLSDTLSLLSDALDTAGKEDDSGSLTYVRSKIAELRDGAARKPGMTGEILKHLSSLDGIASEIEDALGKHPDDDVRWWAGAVKRQTECHRKDLNYFVSWQSTGIPPDSVWSETPEYLVPYVSLVCTTLEGLDNQVPALKDIADIRHSLYDNIGPLRKWLNNPSDSDSDSFFGPGRMWLILTLEEMEKSCGRAEKLLMSISHLSDLCKEFSEIEYEFLYDSTSSLLAIGYNATDLRRDASFYDLLASEARITSFIGIAYGKLPQEHWFALGRLLTNVDGGKPTLISWSGSMFEYLMPLLVMPTYENTLLDQTYHAVVSRQIDYSVKRGVPWGISESGYNITDTSLNYQYRAFGIPGLGFKRGLADDLVIAPYAAVMGLMVNPFLACRNLERMKSLGYCGDYGFYEAVDFTRSRTPPGQKYSVIQSFMSHHQGMALLSLAYVILNRPMQRRFMSDLTLQSAVMLLQEKMPRNTPFYPHTGEVEGVHKATELSESVMRTFHTSNTPRPEVHLLSNGRYHVMVNNSGSGYSRWNDLAVTRWREDPTADCSGIFCYIRDLASGEFWSNGYQPTRKKPDSFQTTFQQAQAEFLRKEWDFYTRTEVIVSPEDDVELRRIWVTNRSWKTRILEFTSYAEVVLAPQASDESHPAFTNLFVRTELVRERNAILATRRPRSDGERPPWMFHLMTVNGKQVRKISFETDRFKFIGRGNSLAQPVAMIDSSTLSDTSGPVLDPIVAIRCTISIEPQETACVNIFTGVSESREGAAALIEKYYDQNITDRVLEMAWTHAQVMLRQLDATERDAQVYGSLASSVIYSNPVRRASGKILVKNELGQSGLWRYGISGDVPVVLVRIKNRKRITLIRDMVQAHSYWRMKGLTVDLVICNEEKSGYRQELQDEIINSIPQGPDSQLLNKKGGIFILNLELMSDEDFTLVRTVARAVISDRAGSLAEQMERAGWCEVEVPHLLTTRLFSHELSLPANTGEGLLYFNGLGGFSPDGREYVIITDKWDVTPAPWVNILANENFGTVISENGSAYTWCENSHEFRLTPWMNDPVQDLSGEALYIRDEETGKFWSPGAWPVRGVNSYVTRHGFGYSVFEYSEQGISSELTVYVSIDSPVKYFSLKLRNRSGRRRYLSVTGYAEWVLGELRSKSLPYVVTEIDQISGAVFARNPYNCEFPGRVAFLDSNIIQRTLTGDRHEFIGRNGSADRPAAMERVRLSNKVGAGLDPCAAIQVHCELTDGEEREIIFTLGVGQDRDDARALLLKNRGVEPAHAALRAVKDYWSRTLGAVQVKTPDMSADLLANGWLVYQIIASRLWARSGFYQSGGAFGFRDQLQDVMALIHTRPDLMRRQLLLCAGHQFVEGDVLHWWHPPLDRGVRTHCSDDYLWLPFAACRYVLSTRDFAVLDEKIGFIKGRELPPGEESYYDLPEKSEITGSLYEHCVRAIRRGMRLGEHGLPLMGTGDWNDGMNLVGAEGKGESVWLGFFIFDLLMRFSEVAGIRGDFSFAEFCRVNAEKLRVNIEGEGWDGEWYRRAYFDSGEPLGSAVNKECMIDSIAQSWAVLSGAASEERAVTAMQAVKDHLILREDRLLPLLVPPFDKTLKNPGYIKGYVPGVRENGGQYSHAAIWVVAAFAVLKDNEQAWDLLPFINPIRHSETAEDVRKYRVEPYALSSDIYAAAPHTGRGGWTWYSGSAGYMYTLILESLLGVRLSGDCLTFDPCVPEEWDSYQVDYRYLSTVYHIVVKNSGKGTGVRSVVADGAEQPDMVIHMVDDQKEHQVVVELGD; encoded by the coding sequence TTGTGGGATAAATTTGCATTCCTGGGGAAGAATAAAGAGATGTCTGTCAGTCATTCTGATGCAGCTCCATTTCGTGAGGAACTGTACAGCCGGGACCATATGGTCAGGCATGCAGAGAGGATTGCCGGTATGTACAGGACAGGTGCCGGAAATGGTTTTGACTCTCTTCTTCCAAGGCTTGCCGATAACGAGAAGGTTCTCCTAAAGACTTACAATCTGCTGAATGCTGCCAATGAGGCCGGCCGCCGGATTGCTCCTGCCGGTGAGTGGCTTCTGGATAACTTCTACCTTATTGAAGAACAGATAAGAACTGCCCGCTGTCATCTCTCTGAGGAGTACAGCCGGGAATTCCCACGTCTTGAAAACGGACCTTTTGAAGGCTTTCCCCGTATTTATCACGTAGCTATAGAATTAATTGCCCACAGCGACGGCAGGGTTGATAACCAGACTCTCTCTCTTTTTATTGAATCATATCAGAGTATCAGCATTCTGCAGATTGGAGAACTCTGGGCTGTACCAATTATGCTCAGGCTTTCCCTGATTGAGAATCTGCGCAGAATTGCCGAGAGAATTTCAGCAGACAGGCTTGATTGTGACGCTGCTGATCAGTGGGTAGACCGGATGACTGAGGTTGCAAGGGATGATCCAAAGGGTCTGATACCGTTTATTGCAGATATGGCCCGTGCAGATCTTCCAATGACCAGTGCTTTTGTTGCGGAGATGGCGAGGCAGCTTCAGGGGCAGTCAGGCTCATTTGCATTCCCGCTCACCTGGATTGAACAGAGGCTTTCTGAGAAGAATCTGACAGTTGAGCAGATGGTCAATGCAGAGACTCAGTCCCAGGCTGTTGATCAGGTCTCCTTTGGCAACAGTATTAACAGCCTCCGTCTTCTGGATATGACAGACTGGCGTGAGTTCGTAGAAAAGGTCAGTCATGTTGAGCATGTACTCCGGAGTGATCCTGAGGACAGCTATGCAGAGATGGACTTTGAGACCCGTGACAGGTACAGGCATGTGGTTGAGGAGATAGCAAAAAAGGGGGGACTTATTGAGGTTGATGTTGCAGCAAAGGCCGTGGAACTTGCCGGCGATAACCGGAAAAATCAGAACGATGGAAAGGTAAGGGCATACCATGTCGGTTATTATCTGACAGATGAAGGCAGGGAGGCGCTTGAAGAGGCTCTCTCCTTTGTTCCTCCTATTTATGATCGTTTCAGAAGAAGGGTCTATTCATGTTCTCTGCCGCTTTATTTCTCCGGAATTTTTGTCATAACTCTGATTGCAGCTCTTTTTGGTTATGGCTATCTTCCTCCTTACGCATGGTACATCACTCTGCCGGTCCTTTTAATCCTTATCTTCCCTGTAAGTCAGGGCGCAGTGGCGCTGATAAACTGGTTATTTACTCTTTTCCTCACACCCGTCTTACTTCCGAAGATGGACTATTCATCCGGGGTTCCTGATGACCAGAGGACTATTGTTGTAATTCCGACTCTTCTTTCAAAACCCGGGGATGTTACATCGCTCCTTGATTCACTTGAGGTCCGGTATCTTGCAAACCGGGATGATAATCTGTACTTTGCCCTGCTTACTGATCTCAAAAATGCATCGGTTCAGGAACTGCCCGAAGACAAAGAACTTGTCAGTCTTCTTGCTGCCGGTATTGAAGACCTGAACTCTAAATACCATGATGATAAACCTTCAACCTTCTTTCTCATGCACAGGTCCAGGACCTGGAATGAATCTGAAGGGGTCTGGATGGGTTATGAGAGGAAGAGAGGCATCCTCTCTGCGTTCAATAATCTGATCTCCGGCAGAGGGACTAAAGACTTCTCATCTATTATTGGTGATCAGGAGATCCTGGGCAGTGTAAGGTATGTCCTTACCCTTGATACTGACACAGAACTTCCACGTGGCAGTGCAAAAAAACTTATCGGTACTATGGCACACCCGCTCAACCGTCCGGTAATAGATCCGGTTAACATGGTTACCCGGCAGGGATATGGTATTCTGCAGCCACGTGTTGCTCTCTCTCTGACAGAAGCTGGCATTTCCCGCTTTGCTTCACTATTCGGCGGTGAACCGGGAATTGATCCATATACCCGTGCAGTATCTGATGTGTACCAGGATGCCTTTAAGGAAGGGTCATTCATTGGAAAGGGAATATACGACCTGGAAGTATTCTCAAGAATATTTGAAGGGTGTTTTCCTGAAAATCTGATATTAAGTCATGATCTCCTGGAAGGATGCTATGCAAGAACCGGTTTTGTCAGTGATGTTCAGGTCTTTGAAGATTATCCAAACAGCTATCTGGCAGATATCAAACGCAGGCACAGATGGATCAGGGGCGACTGGCAGATAATGCCATGGCTTTTTCCCTATGTCCTTGACACTTCATGCAAAGTCCGGAAAAATCCTCTCTCTCTTCTCTCCCGCTGGAAGATATTCGATAACCTGAGGAGGAGCCTCGTAGCTCCGGCAGCATTATTATTTCTTATAATGTCATGGTTCAGCTTTGGTGATCCACTCTTCTGGACTGTCTTTATTGTGTCACTGTACCTGATTCCTTCGGTGCTTATATCCTGCTGGAGAGTTGTAAATAAGCCTGAGGATCTAACCTGGATGCTCCATCTCCATGCTATCCCGTCCATCATTCGCGGTCAGATAATTCCGCCTCTGATCAATCTGATATTCCTCCCTTATGAGGCTTATATCTCATTTGATGCCATGTTCAGGTCATGTTTCCGGATGGCCGGTTCACACCGCCATCTGCTGGAGTGGACAACCCACCAGGAGGCTGCACAGGCGAAAGCTTCAGGACTTGGAGGAATGTACAGAATTATGTGGGGCGGGCCTTTTATCGGGATCGGGCTGCTTACTCTTCAGATACAGAAGTACCTGGTCTCTTCTGTAGCTATTGCCTCTTTTGCCTGTGCGTGGATCCTCTCCCCGATTATTGCATCCTGGCTCAGCCAGCCACAGAGGATCCGCATTCCGGATCTTACGCCTGATCAGAACTTCTTTTTAAGGTCTGTTGCGCGGAAAACCTGGCGTTTCTTTGAGACATTTGTCACTGCCGAAGATCACTATCTCCCCCCTGATAATTACCAGGAGCAGCCTGTTTCAGCTGTTGCACACCGCACTTCTCCGACAGATATAGGCCTATTACTGCTTTCAAATCTCACTGCGTATGACTTTGGATATATCTCACTCAGAGGTCTCATTGAGCGTACCGGAAATACCATGAATACTATGGAACAGCTAAGCAGATTCCGCGGTCATTTTTACAACTGGTATGACACTATCACATTAAAGCCGCTCCTTCCAAGGTATATCTCCACTGTTGACAGCGGAAACCTTGTCAGCCATCTGATTGTACTGCGGCAGGGTCTGTGTGAACTTCCGGATTGCAGGATTCTTTCGGATAGATTTGGAGACGGTTTGTCTGATACACTATCTCTTCTCTCTGATGCCCTTGATACTGCCGGAAAAGAGGATGACAGTGGATCTTTAACATATGTCCGGTCAAAGATTGCAGAACTGAGGGATGGCGCAGCCCGGAAGCCTGGTATGACTGGTGAAATCCTGAAGCATCTCTCCTCTCTTGACGGGATTGCTTCTGAAATTGAGGATGCTCTGGGTAAGCATCCGGATGATGATGTCAGGTGGTGGGCCGGTGCAGTTAAAAGACAGACAGAGTGCCACAGAAAGGATTTAAATTATTTTGTATCCTGGCAGTCCACCGGCATTCCTCCTGACTCTGTATGGTCTGAAACTCCTGAGTATCTGGTTCCGTATGTCTCCCTGGTCTGCACCACTCTTGAAGGACTGGATAATCAGGTTCCTGCTCTCAAAGATATCGCTGATATCAGGCATTCCCTTTATGACAATATAGGGCCACTTCGTAAATGGCTCAATAATCCATCAGATTCAGATTCAGATTCGTTCTTTGGTCCGGGGCGTATGTGGCTGATTCTGACTCTTGAAGAGATGGAGAAGTCATGTGGGAGGGCAGAAAAATTACTTATGTCGATATCACACCTTTCAGACCTCTGTAAGGAATTTTCTGAGATTGAGTATGAATTCCTCTATGACAGTACCAGCAGTCTTCTTGCAATTGGATATAATGCGACTGATCTCAGGCGGGATGCCAGTTTCTATGATCTGCTTGCATCCGAGGCACGAATCACCAGTTTTATCGGTATTGCTTACGGGAAACTTCCACAGGAACACTGGTTCGCCTTAGGCCGCCTGCTCACAAATGTCGATGGCGGAAAGCCGACTCTCATCTCGTGGAGTGGTTCGATGTTTGAATATCTGATGCCGCTTCTTGTGATGCCTACGTATGAAAATACTCTTCTTGACCAGACATATCATGCAGTTGTTTCCAGGCAGATTGACTATTCAGTAAAACGTGGTGTACCCTGGGGGATTTCGGAATCCGGTTATAATATTACAGATACAAGTCTGAATTACCAGTACAGGGCGTTTGGCATTCCAGGGCTTGGGTTTAAACGCGGTCTTGCAGATGATCTTGTTATTGCTCCTTATGCTGCTGTGATGGGGCTTATGGTAAATCCTTTTCTGGCATGCAGGAATCTTGAGAGGATGAAGTCCTTAGGGTACTGCGGCGACTATGGTTTTTATGAAGCTGTAGATTTCACCCGGTCCCGTACGCCTCCGGGTCAGAAGTATTCAGTAATTCAGTCATTTATGTCACATCATCAGGGTATGGCTCTGCTCTCTCTTGCATATGTGATACTAAACCGCCCTATGCAGAGGAGGTTTATGTCAGATCTAACTCTTCAGTCGGCTGTTATGCTGCTCCAGGAGAAGATGCCGCGTAATACTCCGTTCTATCCGCATACCGGCGAGGTTGAGGGGGTTCATAAGGCAACTGAGCTGTCGGAGTCTGTGATGCGCACATTTCATACTTCTAATACTCCAAGACCTGAAGTGCATCTCCTCTCAAACGGAAGATATCATGTTATGGTAAACAACAGCGGGTCAGGTTACAGCAGGTGGAATGACCTTGCTGTGACCAGATGGCGGGAGGATCCTACTGCTGACTGTAGCGGGATATTCTGCTATATCAGGGACCTCGCGAGCGGTGAGTTCTGGTCGAACGGGTATCAGCCGACAAGAAAGAAACCTGATTCTTTCCAGACAACTTTTCAGCAGGCGCAGGCGGAGTTCCTGCGTAAAGAGTGGGACTTTTATACCCGGACTGAGGTAATCGTCTCTCCTGAAGATGATGTAGAACTCCGGAGAATATGGGTGACAAACAGGTCGTGGAAAACCCGTATTCTGGAGTTTACCAGTTATGCTGAGGTGGTTTTGGCACCTCAGGCCTCAGATGAAAGTCACCCGGCCTTTACAAACCTCTTTGTCCGGACTGAGCTTGTACGGGAGAGAAATGCAATCCTTGCAACCAGAAGGCCACGTTCTGATGGTGAGCGTCCACCCTGGATGTTCCATCTGATGACTGTCAATGGGAAGCAGGTAAGAAAGATCTCTTTTGAAACGGATCGCTTTAAATTCATCGGGCGTGGCAATTCACTTGCACAGCCGGTTGCGATGATCGATTCTTCAACTCTTTCCGATACTTCCGGGCCGGTTCTTGATCCGATTGTGGCTATAAGGTGCACAATTTCCATTGAACCTCAGGAGACTGCCTGTGTCAATATATTTACCGGGGTCAGTGAGAGCCGTGAGGGTGCTGCTGCTCTGATTGAGAAATATTATGACCAGAATATCACTGACAGGGTTCTTGAAATGGCCTGGACGCATGCACAGGTTATGCTCAGGCAGCTGGATGCGACTGAGCGCGATGCCCAGGTATATGGTTCTCTTGCTTCGTCGGTCATTTATTCAAATCCTGTCAGAAGGGCTTCCGGTAAGATACTTGTGAAGAATGAACTGGGTCAGTCCGGTCTGTGGAGATATGGGATATCGGGAGATGTCCCTGTTGTGCTGGTGAGGATAAAAAACAGGAAAAGAATCACTCTTATCCGGGATATGGTACAGGCGCATTCGTACTGGCGTATGAAAGGGCTGACGGTCGATCTGGTTATCTGTAATGAAGAGAAGTCGGGATATCGCCAGGAGCTTCAGGACGAGATTATAAACAGTATTCCACAGGGTCCGGACTCACAGTTGTTAAATAAGAAAGGCGGGATTTTTATCCTTAATCTTGAACTGATGTCAGATGAGGATTTTACGCTTGTGCGGACTGTTGCCCGCGCGGTTATTTCAGACAGAGCAGGTTCACTTGCAGAGCAGATGGAGCGTGCCGGCTGGTGTGAGGTTGAGGTTCCCCATCTGCTTACGACCAGGTTATTCTCTCATGAATTGTCTCTCCCCGCTAATACGGGGGAGGGACTTCTTTATTTCAACGGTCTTGGAGGCTTTTCTCCGGATGGCAGGGAGTACGTAATCATTACGGATAAATGGGATGTTACTCCTGCGCCATGGGTAAATATACTTGCGAATGAGAACTTTGGAACTGTTATCTCTGAGAATGGCAGTGCCTATACCTGGTGTGAGAATTCCCATGAGTTCAGGCTGACTCCATGGATGAATGATCCCGTTCAGGACCTCTCCGGTGAGGCTCTGTATATCAGGGATGAGGAGACCGGTAAATTCTGGTCCCCCGGAGCATGGCCTGTGCGGGGTGTAAACAGCTATGTGACCAGGCACGGGTTCGGATATTCGGTCTTTGAGTATTCTGAGCAGGGAATTAGCTCAGAACTTACTGTATATGTCTCAATTGATTCGCCTGTGAAGTATTTCTCTCTTAAGCTCAGGAACAGGTCCGGGCGCAGAAGATATCTTTCTGTCACCGGATATGCGGAATGGGTTCTCGGTGAGCTTAGGTCTAAATCACTGCCTTATGTTGTAACTGAAATTGATCAGATCTCAGGAGCGGTTTTTGCCAGGAATCCATATAACTGTGAATTTCCGGGCCGGGTGGCATTTCTTGACTCAAATATAATTCAAAGGACTCTGACCGGCGACCGGCATGAGTTTATCGGGCGGAATGGTTCGGCTGACAGACCGGCAGCGATGGAAAGGGTCAGACTCTCAAATAAGGTGGGTGCCGGCCTTGATCCCTGTGCTGCAATCCAGGTTCACTGTGAACTGACTGACGGTGAAGAGCGTGAGATTATATTCACTCTTGGTGTGGGGCAGGACCGCGATGATGCAAGAGCTCTTCTCCTGAAGAACCGCGGGGTGGAGCCTGCACATGCGGCACTCAGGGCAGTGAAAGATTACTGGAGCCGGACACTTGGTGCAGTTCAGGTTAAAACTCCTGATATGTCTGCGGATCTGCTTGCCAACGGATGGCTGGTGTATCAGATTATTGCTTCGCGTTTATGGGCACGTTCCGGATTTTATCAGTCCGGCGGGGCTTTTGGATTCAGGGATCAGCTTCAGGATGTGATGGCGCTTATCCATACGAGGCCTGACCTTATGAGGAGGCAGCTGCTGCTCTGTGCGGGGCATCAGTTTGTTGAAGGTGATGTTTTGCACTGGTGGCACCCTCCGTTAGACCGGGGTGTCAGAACGCACTGTTCTGATGATTATCTCTGGCTTCCTTTTGCAGCATGCCGGTATGTGCTGAGCACCCGTGATTTTGCAGTTCTGGATGAGAAGATTGGGTTTATCAAAGGAAGGGAGCTGCCTCCCGGGGAGGAATCCTACTATGATCTCCCGGAGAAATCGGAAATTACCGGGAGCCTTTATGAACACTGTGTCCGGGCTATCCGGCGTGGCATGAGGCTTGGGGAGCACGGTCTTCCTCTTATGGGAACGGGGGACTGGAATGACGGGATGAATCTTGTCGGTGCCGAAGGTAAAGGGGAGAGTGTCTGGCTTGGATTTTTCATATTTGATCTCCTGATGAGATTTAGTGAGGTCGCAGGTATCAGGGGTGACTTCTCTTTTGCAGAGTTCTGCCGCGTGAATGCTGAGAAGCTCAGGGTGAATATTGAGGGAGAGGGGTGGGACGGGGAATGGTACCGCCGTGCCTATTTTGATTCAGGTGAGCCGCTTGGTTCTGCTGTAAATAAGGAGTGTATGATAGATTCTATTGCCCAGAGCTGGGCGGTTCTTTCCGGAGCTGCTTCAGAAGAGCGGGCAGTCACTGCTATGCAGGCAGTTAAGGATCATCTCATCCTGCGTGAGGACCGCCTTCTGCCGCTTTTAGTTCCGCCTTTTGATAAGACTCTGAAAAATCCCGGATATATTAAAGGCTATGTTCCGGGTGTAAGGGAGAATGGCGGGCAGTATTCCCATGCTGCCATCTGGGTTGTGGCGGCCTTTGCGGTTCTGAAGGATAATGAGCAGGCCTGGGATCTGCTGCCGTTTATAAATCCGATCCGGCATAGCGAAACGGCTGAAGATGTCAGGAAGTACCGTGTTGAGCCGTATGCACTTTCTTCTGATATCTATGCTGCCGCTCCCCATACAGGACGGGGCGGCTGGACGTGGTATTCAGGTTCGGCGGGATATATGTACACGCTTATCCTCGAGTCTCTGCTTGGTGTCAGGCTTTCCGGTGACTGCCTGACGTTTGACCCCTGTGTTCCGGAGGAATGGGATTCATATCAGGTTGATTACCGGTATCTGTCTACGGTTTATCATATTGTTGTTAAGAATTCCGGGAAGGGAACTGGTGTCAGGTCTGTTGTTGCTGACGGGGCTGAGCAGCCGGATATGGTCATTCATATGGTGGATGACCAGAAAGAGCATCAGGTTGTGGTGGAGCTTGGAGACTGA
- a CDS encoding XRE family transcriptional regulator: MAVAIISPVVLRWARERAHLDYESLAKSAKVKPEKILLWEEGKERPTFRQAQQIAKKLYIPFGYLFLPQPPEQKLPIPDLRTVGSDISTEFGADIYDLIMDVQRKKDWYRDYLLERGAEPLPYIGKYDTNSDPKQIASDITKTLGPEISEIKTPKREDQFLNYLTEKAEDAGIVVMRSGIVCNNTHRPLEVYEFRGFAICDDIAPVIFINGNDAKAAQTFTLIHELAHLWIGQSGISDISLENQINNKKQNTEKLCNTVAAEVLVPENKFSEKWKVTDSLEDNAFRLAEYFRVSTVVIARRAFDLGLIERFEYSKYYNNQKQLWQEKKTETKRGGNYYRTIPVRNGRKFTDAVIRSTFEQSLLLRDAGRLLNINPSKISRLAEERNIG, encoded by the coding sequence TTGGCAGTTGCAATAATAAGTCCGGTTGTTCTGCGATGGGCACGTGAGCGTGCACATCTGGATTACGAGAGTCTGGCGAAAAGTGCCAAAGTTAAGCCGGAAAAAATCCTGCTCTGGGAAGAAGGAAAAGAAAGACCTACTTTCAGGCAGGCACAACAAATCGCCAAAAAATTGTATATTCCGTTCGGATATTTATTTTTGCCTCAACCTCCTGAACAAAAACTGCCGATCCCTGATCTGCGCACTGTAGGAAGTGATATTTCCACAGAATTCGGTGCAGATATTTATGACCTTATAATGGATGTTCAGCGTAAAAAGGACTGGTACAGAGATTATCTTCTTGAAAGGGGAGCTGAACCTCTCCCATACATCGGAAAATATGATACAAACAGTGATCCAAAACAAATTGCTTCTGACATAACCAAAACACTGGGACCAGAAATTTCCGAAATAAAAACACCAAAAAGAGAGGACCAGTTTCTGAACTATTTAACAGAAAAAGCAGAAGATGCAGGGATTGTTGTCATGCGAAGTGGTATCGTTTGCAACAATACCCACCGCCCGCTTGAAGTATATGAATTCCGTGGTTTTGCAATATGTGACGATATTGCTCCGGTTATCTTCATAAATGGGAATGATGCAAAGGCTGCCCAGACATTTACATTAATACATGAACTGGCCCACCTGTGGATTGGCCAAAGCGGAATTTCGGACATATCGCTTGAAAACCAAATCAACAATAAAAAGCAGAATACTGAAAAATTGTGTAATACAGTAGCCGCTGAAGTTCTTGTCCCGGAAAATAAGTTTAGTGAAAAATGGAAAGTCACGGATTCTCTTGAGGATAATGCATTCCGTCTTGCAGAATATTTCCGCGTCAGTACTGTTGTTATTGCCCGCCGGGCATTTGATCTTGGCCTGATTGAAAGATTTGAGTATTCTAAATATTACAACAATCAGAAACAGCTGTGGCAGGAAAAGAAAACAGAAACTAAAAGAGGAGGGAATTATTACAGGACAATTCCTGTCCGGAACGGAAGAAAATTTACTGATGCAGTAATACGCAGTACTTTTGAACAAAGTCTTCTGCTCCGTGATGCAGGGAGACTGCTAAATATAAACCCTTCTAAAATCAGCAGGCTTGCTGAAGAGAGGAATATCGGGTGA
- a CDS encoding nucleotidyltransferase domain-containing protein, which produces MIEEFSKFAGNKIIAFLLKNPENKMGINEIARELNLSPGSVKRYTDLLVEDELAEIKKIGNIHQPQLKYEHALVKEMRKTYSLLLLFESGITYIAENVISIALYGSFASGTFDDKSDIDILILSENKELNSNIILQIENNFNRELQATIIPYYKWETMKAKNHDFATSVLNNHILLTGADL; this is translated from the coding sequence ATGATTGAAGAATTCAGTAAATTTGCCGGGAACAAAATAATAGCATTTTTACTGAAAAATCCCGAAAATAAGATGGGAATTAACGAAATTGCAAGGGAACTGAACCTTTCTCCGGGAAGTGTCAAACGATATACCGACCTGCTGGTTGAAGATGAACTGGCTGAAATAAAAAAGATCGGAAACATTCATCAGCCTCAGCTGAAATATGAACATGCACTTGTTAAGGAGATGAGGAAAACATATTCATTACTCCTGTTATTTGAATCAGGAATTACATATATAGCTGAGAATGTTATTTCAATTGCATTATACGGGAGTTTTGCATCCGGAACATTTGATGATAAAAGTGATATTGACATACTGATTCTTTCAGAAAATAAAGAACTAAATTCAAATATTATATTACAAATTGAAAATAATTTTAACCGGGAATTACAGGCAACAATAATTCCTTACTACAAATGGGAAACCATGAAGGCTAAAAACCATGATTTTGCAACAAGTGTCCTGAATAATCATATACTATTAACAGGAGCAGATTTATGA